From one Marmota flaviventris isolate mMarFla1 chromosome 1, mMarFla1.hap1, whole genome shotgun sequence genomic stretch:
- the Tssk6 gene encoding testis-specific serine/threonine-protein kinase 6 has product MSGDKLLSELGYKLGRTIGEGSYSKVKVATSKKYKGTVAIKVVDRRRAPPDFVNKFLPRELSILRGVRHPHIVHVFEFIEVCNGKLYIVMEAAATDLLQAVQRNGRIPGSQARELFAQIAGAVRYLHDHHLVHRDLKCENVLLSPDERRVKLTDFGFGRQAHGYPDLSTTYCGSAAYASPEVLLGIPYDPKKYDVWSLGVVLYVMVTGCMPFDDSDIAGLPRRQKRGVLYPEGLELSERCKSLIAELLQFSPSARPSAGQVARNSWLRAGDSG; this is encoded by the coding sequence ATGTCGGGTGACAAACTCCTGAGCGAACTTGGCTATAAGCTGGGTCGCACAATAGGCGAGGGCAGCTACTCTAAGGTTAAGGTGGCCACTTCCAAGAAGTACAAGGGTACGGTGGCCATCAAGGTGGTGGACCGGCGGCGAGCGCCCCCGGACTTCGTCAACAAGTTCCTGCCTAGAGAGCTGTCCATCCTGCGGGGTGTACGGCACCCGCATATCGTACACGTCTTCGAATTCATCGAGGTGTGCAACGGGAAGCTGTACATCGTGATGGAGGCGGCCGCCACCGACCTGCTGCAGGCGGTGCAGCGCAACGGGCGCATCCCTGGATCACAGGCGCGCGAGCTCTTCGCGCAGATCGCGGGCGCTGTACGTTACTTGCACGACCACCATCTGGTGCATCGCGACCTCAAGTGCGAAAATGTGCTGCTGAGCCCTGACGAGCGCCGCGTCAAGCTCACCGATTTCGGCTTCGGTCGTCAGGCTCATGGCTATCCAGACCTTAGCACCACCTACTGCGGCTCGGCAGCCTATGCGTCACCTGAGGTACTCCTGGGCATTCCCTACGACCCCAAGAAATATGACGTGTGGAGCTTGGGCGTCGTGCTCTACGTCATGGTCACCGGGTGCATGCCCTTCGACGACTCAGACATCGCGGGCCTGCCCCGGCGCCAGAAGCGCGGCGTGCTCTATCCCGAGGGCCTCGAGCTCTCCGAGCGCTGCAAGTCCCTGATTGCCGAGTTGCTACAATTCAGCCCATCGGCCAGGCCCTCAGCGGGCCAGGTAGCGCGCAACAGCTGGCTGCGCGCTGGGGACTCCGGCTAG